In Mustelus asterias chromosome 16, sMusAst1.hap1.1, whole genome shotgun sequence, one DNA window encodes the following:
- the LOC144505476 gene encoding BTB/POZ domain-containing protein KCTD16-like isoform X3 encodes MALNANCRPVLPPAAAAAAARDSGGALPEVVELNVGGQVYFTRLSTLTSLPNSVLGRMFGHKRNSGGPELARDNRGRFFIDRDGFLFRYILDYLRDRAVVLPELFPEKLRLRREAEFFQLPELVRMLSPDEGQSPGLEEPSHSDLDELSQGSDLPRAGSQAAERRAGFITLGYRGSCVLGRDSMQGDARLFRRVPRILACGRIGLLKEVFGDNVNESRDPDRTPDRYTSRFYLRYRQLERAFDTLAEAGFTLLGSNSSLTGSVCGQAIDDRAWSSYTEYLFYQDLPVGL; translated from the exons ATGGCTCTGAATGCGAACTGCCGGCCAGTCCTCCCCCCGGCGGCGGCAGCGGCGGCGGCCCGGGACAGCGGCGGAGCCCTGCCCGAGGTGGTGGAGCTGAATGTGGGCGGCCAGGTATACTTCACCCGCCTCTCCACCCTGACCAGCCTGCCCAACTCGGTGCTGGGCAGGATGTTCGGCCACAAGAGGAACTCGGGCGGTCCGGAGCTGGCCCGGGACAACCGCGGGCGCTTCTTCATCGACCGGGACGGCTTCTTGTTCCGCTACATCCTGGACTACCTGCGGGACCGCGCCGTGGTGCTGCCCGAGCTCTTCCCGGAGAAGCTGCGCCTCCGGCGGGAGGCTGAGTTCTTCCAGCTGCCGGAGCTGGTCCGCATGCTGAGCCCGGACGAGGGCCAGAGCCCCGGGCTGGAGGAGCCCTCCCACAGCGACCTGGACGAGCTGTCCCAGGGCAGCGACCTGCCGCGGGCGGGCAGCCAGGCGGCCGAGCGCCGGGCCGGCTTCATCACCCTGGGCTACAGGGGCTCCTGCGTCCTGGGGCGGGACAGCATGCAGGGCGACGCCCGCCTCTTCCGCCGGGTCCCCCGCATCCTCGCCTGCGGCCGCATCGGCCTCCTCAAGGAAGTGTTCGGGGACAACGTGAACGAGAGCCGCGACCCGGACCGCACACCCGACAGGTACACGTCCCGCTTCTACCTCCGCTACCGCCAACTGGAGAGAGCCTTCGACACCCTGGCCGAAGCAGGCTTCACTCTACTGGGCAGCAATTCATCTCTGACCGGCTCAGTGTGCGGCCAGGCTATTGACGACAGGGCATGGAGCAGCTACACCGAATACCTCTTCTACC AGGACTTACCAGTGGGACTGTGA
- the LOC144505476 gene encoding BTB/POZ domain-containing protein KCTD16-like isoform X2, whose translation MALNANCRPVLPPAAAAAAARDSGGALPEVVELNVGGQVYFTRLSTLTSLPNSVLGRMFGHKRNSGGPELARDNRGRFFIDRDGFLFRYILDYLRDRAVVLPELFPEKLRLRREAEFFQLPELVRMLSPDEGQSPGLEEPSHSDLDELSQGSDLPRAGSQAAERRAGFITLGYRGSCVLGRDSMQGDARLFRRVPRILACGRIGLLKEVFGDNVNESRDPDRTPDRYTSRFYLRYRQLERAFDTLAEAGFTLLGSNSSLTGSVCGQAIDDRAWSSYTEYLFYRLPTTLCAPL comes from the coding sequence ATGGCTCTGAATGCGAACTGCCGGCCAGTCCTCCCCCCGGCGGCGGCAGCGGCGGCGGCCCGGGACAGCGGCGGAGCCCTGCCCGAGGTGGTGGAGCTGAATGTGGGCGGCCAGGTATACTTCACCCGCCTCTCCACCCTGACCAGCCTGCCCAACTCGGTGCTGGGCAGGATGTTCGGCCACAAGAGGAACTCGGGCGGTCCGGAGCTGGCCCGGGACAACCGCGGGCGCTTCTTCATCGACCGGGACGGCTTCTTGTTCCGCTACATCCTGGACTACCTGCGGGACCGCGCCGTGGTGCTGCCCGAGCTCTTCCCGGAGAAGCTGCGCCTCCGGCGGGAGGCTGAGTTCTTCCAGCTGCCGGAGCTGGTCCGCATGCTGAGCCCGGACGAGGGCCAGAGCCCCGGGCTGGAGGAGCCCTCCCACAGCGACCTGGACGAGCTGTCCCAGGGCAGCGACCTGCCGCGGGCGGGCAGCCAGGCGGCCGAGCGCCGGGCCGGCTTCATCACCCTGGGCTACAGGGGCTCCTGCGTCCTGGGGCGGGACAGCATGCAGGGCGACGCCCGCCTCTTCCGCCGGGTCCCCCGCATCCTCGCCTGCGGCCGCATCGGCCTCCTCAAGGAAGTGTTCGGGGACAACGTGAACGAGAGCCGCGACCCGGACCGCACACCCGACAGGTACACGTCCCGCTTCTACCTCCGCTACCGCCAACTGGAGAGAGCCTTCGACACCCTGGCCGAAGCAGGCTTCACTCTACTGGGCAGCAATTCATCTCTGACCGGCTCAGTGTGCGGCCAGGCTATTGACGACAGGGCATGGAGCAGCTACACCGAATACCTCTTCTACC